Proteins encoded by one window of Geobacter sp. DSM 9736:
- a CDS encoding phosphoribosyl-ATP diphosphatase: protein MNQQNDILCALYQVIEERKRSGGESSYTASLFQKGLDTILKKLGEEATELVIAGKGGGRDGIVYETADLLFHTLVLLGYYDIPPEEIFTELRRRFGTSGIHEKNSREKTKET from the coding sequence ATGAACCAGCAAAACGACATTCTCTGCGCTCTTTATCAGGTGATAGAGGAGCGGAAGCGTTCAGGAGGGGAGTCTTCATATACGGCTTCCCTGTTCCAGAAGGGGCTCGACACTATCCTGAAGAAGCTTGGAGAAGAAGCAACTGAACTGGTCATTGCCGGCAAAGGGGGGGGGAGAGACGGCATCGTCTATGAGACAGCTGACCTTCTATTCCACACACTGGTGCTGCTCGGCTACTACGACATTCCTCCCGAGGAGATATTCACAGAATTGCGCCGCCGGTTTGGCACGTCGGGAATTCACGAGAAAAACTCACGGGAAAAGACAAAAGAGACTTGA
- the hisG gene encoding ATP phosphoribosyltransferase has translation MTDYITIAIPKGRILHDSVALFKKIGIECDELLGDTRKLIFENPAQKMRYMIVRATDVPTYVEYGSADLGIVGKDTLLEQEKDLYEPLDLKFGYCRLMVAEPAELSRTDDPASWSNIRIATKYPNITEKYFGSKGIQVEIIKLYGSIELAPLVGLSERIVDLVSTGETLRQNGLVEVETIAEITTRLIVNRASLKTKHPRISEIIEGLEKHV, from the coding sequence ATGACCGACTACATCACCATCGCTATCCCGAAAGGGCGCATCCTCCACGACTCCGTGGCCCTTTTCAAAAAGATCGGCATCGAGTGCGACGAGCTCCTGGGGGACACTCGCAAGCTCATCTTCGAGAACCCGGCGCAGAAGATGCGCTACATGATCGTGCGCGCCACCGACGTTCCTACCTACGTGGAGTACGGCAGCGCCGATCTTGGGATTGTGGGGAAGGATACTCTCCTTGAACAGGAGAAGGATCTGTACGAGCCCCTCGACCTGAAGTTCGGCTATTGCCGGCTCATGGTGGCCGAGCCAGCCGAACTTTCTCGTACCGATGACCCCGCCAGCTGGTCGAATATACGAATCGCCACAAAATACCCGAACATCACTGAGAAGTACTTCGGCAGCAAGGGGATTCAGGTGGAGATCATCAAGCTGTACGGGTCAATCGAACTGGCGCCTCTTGTCGGGCTGTCGGAGCGTATTGTCGATCTGGTTTCGACCGGTGAGACGTTGCGTCAGAATGGACTGGTGGAGGTGGAGACGATAGCGGAGATAACCACCCGGCTCATTGTCAATCGTGCCAGCCTGAAAACGAAACACCCGCGTATTTCCGAAATCATCGAGGGGCTTGAAAAGCACGTGTAG
- the hisF gene encoding imidazole glycerol phosphate synthase subunit HisF, with amino-acid sequence MLTKRIIPCLDVKGGRVVKGVQFLELRDAGDPVEIAEMYDRQGADELTFLDITASSDERDIIIDVVRRTAERVFMPLTVGGGVRTVEDIRRLLNAGADKVSINTAAVHRPEFVREAAERFGSQCTVVAIDARRVPGEERWEVYTHGGRNATGIDAIEWARRMESYGAGEILLTSMDRDGTKDGYDIGLTRGIVDAVSIPVIASGGVGNLEHLYDGFTRAGASACLAASVFHYREYTIQEAKEYLQEKGVAVRI; translated from the coding sequence ATGCTTACCAAACGCATAATTCCCTGCCTCGATGTTAAGGGGGGGCGAGTCGTCAAGGGGGTACAGTTCCTTGAGCTAAGGGATGCAGGTGATCCCGTTGAGATCGCGGAAATGTACGATCGTCAGGGAGCCGATGAACTGACCTTTCTCGACATAACAGCTTCCTCCGACGAGCGAGATATCATCATAGACGTGGTTCGGCGGACTGCCGAGCGGGTATTCATGCCGCTTACTGTTGGTGGAGGAGTCCGGACGGTGGAGGACATTCGCCGGTTGCTCAATGCAGGAGCCGACAAGGTGTCGATCAACACTGCCGCGGTGCACCGTCCAGAGTTCGTGCGGGAGGCTGCGGAGCGGTTCGGCTCCCAGTGCACCGTTGTGGCGATAGATGCCCGTCGCGTGCCGGGCGAGGAGCGGTGGGAGGTTTATACTCATGGAGGCCGCAATGCTACCGGGATAGACGCCATTGAATGGGCAAGGCGGATGGAAAGCTATGGAGCGGGGGAAATTCTCCTAACCAGCATGGACCGTGACGGCACTAAGGATGGTTACGATATCGGGCTCACGAGGGGAATCGTCGATGCCGTTTCGATACCGGTAATAGCCTCCGGAGGGGTCGGCAATCTGGAACACCTGTACGACGGCTTTACTCGGGCGGGTGCCTCGGCATGTCTTGCCGCCTCTGTTTTTCACTACCGCGAATATACCATCCAGGAGGCAAAGGAGTATCTTCAGGAGAAGGGAGTAGCGGTAAGGATATGA
- the hisD gene encoding histidinol dehydrogenase, translating to MKFLQFSDSDFDAQFAAILSRSEETAKDVEQVVLDIIADVRTRGDAALLEYTRRFDRLEAESVTALQVSDEDIDYAFARVAEEEIAALKLAVERVARFHEKQKQETWLSTHESDILLGQMVTPLERVGIYVPGGKASYPSSVIMNAVPAKVAGVGEVVMVAPTPGGEINPHVLVAARLSGVDRIFRIGGAQAVAALAYGTACVPRVDKITGPGNIYVATAKKLVFGQVGIDMIAGPSEILVINDGSGNPAHLAADLLSQAEHDELASSILITTDRAFGEKVIEEVERQLKNLSRQQIARKSWDAFGVVIVAGNLDEAVAFSNRIAPEHLELAVNAPFELLPKIRNAGAVFLGHFTPEAAGDYLAGPNHTLPTGGTARFFSPLSVDDFIKKTSIVYFSEAGLNRLGRDIVRIAELEGLEAHGKSVSVRLKPESEKKGKS from the coding sequence ATGAAATTCCTTCAATTTAGCGACAGCGACTTCGATGCCCAATTCGCCGCGATTCTTTCCCGAAGCGAGGAAACGGCAAAGGATGTGGAGCAGGTAGTTCTCGATATCATTGCGGATGTCCGTACCCGTGGGGATGCTGCGCTTCTTGAGTACACCCGGCGTTTCGACCGGCTGGAGGCCGAGTCGGTGACGGCTCTTCAGGTTTCCGACGAAGATATAGACTACGCCTTCGCTCGGGTGGCGGAAGAGGAAATCGCCGCACTCAAGCTCGCCGTTGAGAGGGTTGCGCGCTTTCACGAGAAGCAGAAGCAGGAGACGTGGCTCTCCACGCACGAGAGCGACATATTGCTCGGCCAGATGGTTACGCCGCTCGAGCGGGTCGGCATCTACGTTCCGGGGGGCAAGGCCAGCTATCCTTCCAGTGTGATCATGAATGCGGTCCCCGCAAAGGTGGCCGGAGTCGGAGAAGTCGTGATGGTGGCCCCCACTCCGGGGGGAGAGATAAACCCGCACGTGCTGGTGGCGGCGCGCCTCTCCGGAGTGGACAGGATTTTCCGAATCGGCGGAGCCCAGGCGGTGGCGGCGCTGGCGTACGGTACGGCATGTGTGCCGCGTGTGGACAAGATCACCGGACCCGGAAACATTTACGTCGCGACGGCGAAGAAGCTTGTGTTCGGTCAGGTAGGCATCGACATGATAGCCGGTCCCTCGGAGATTCTGGTCATCAACGACGGTAGCGGAAACCCTGCGCACCTTGCTGCGGACCTACTGTCCCAGGCGGAGCACGACGAGCTTGCTTCCTCCATCCTCATAACGACCGATCGTGCGTTCGGCGAAAAGGTGATTGAGGAAGTGGAGCGTCAGCTGAAGAATCTTTCCCGGCAGCAGATAGCACGTAAATCTTGGGATGCTTTCGGTGTGGTGATAGTGGCGGGCAATCTTGATGAGGCTGTAGCGTTCTCGAACCGTATAGCTCCGGAACACCTGGAGCTGGCAGTAAATGCTCCTTTCGAGCTGCTGCCGAAGATACGGAACGCCGGAGCGGTCTTTCTTGGTCATTTCACCCCTGAGGCCGCGGGGGATTATCTTGCCGGTCCCAACCACACCCTTCCCACCGGCGGTACGGCGCGCTTCTTCTCGCCGCTTTCGGTGGACGATTTCATCAAAAAAACATCCATTGTCTATTTCTCCGAAGCAGGCCTCAACCGGCTCGGCCGCGACATCGTCCGGATCGCCGAACTGGAGGGTCTCGAAGCTCATGGGAAGTCTGTGAGCGTCAGGCTGAAGCCGGAAAGCGAGAAGAAGGGTAAATCATGA
- the hisC gene encoding histidinol-phosphate transaminase — MIPLRPNIAAMAGYVPGFQPEDESAYIKLNTNENCYPPSPKVVKAILDELGTDGSSLRRYPSASSGKLREVAGRLYGFDPSWVIMANGSDEVLNNLIRAFASEGEEIAYVHPSYSYYATLAEVQGANVRTYRFSEDFRVADFPEVYTGKIFFLTTPNAPLGVGFPLSYIEELARRCSGMLVLDETYADFAGTTALELVKKHENVVVTRTLSKSYSLAGMRLGFAIARPEVISALDKIRDHYNLDRLAQAACVAALEDQDYFLECIRKVRETRDWFTTELRGLGYAVIESKGNYVFVMPPDADGRRVYDGLFQRKILVRHFSDPLLVHGLRISIGTREEMEKTLEALGEIG; from the coding sequence ATGATTCCGCTGAGGCCGAATATCGCTGCCATGGCAGGCTATGTACCCGGTTTTCAGCCGGAGGACGAGTCGGCGTATATCAAGTTGAACACCAACGAAAACTGCTATCCGCCGTCACCAAAGGTCGTTAAGGCTATTCTGGATGAGCTCGGTACTGACGGCTCTTCATTGCGCAGGTATCCCAGCGCATCCAGCGGGAAGTTGCGGGAAGTGGCAGGCAGACTTTATGGTTTCGATCCCTCGTGGGTGATAATGGCCAACGGCTCAGACGAAGTGCTTAACAACCTGATCCGCGCATTTGCCTCGGAAGGGGAGGAGATAGCCTACGTCCATCCCTCATACTCATACTACGCGACGCTGGCCGAGGTGCAGGGGGCTAATGTCCGCACCTACCGTTTCAGCGAAGATTTCCGCGTCGCCGATTTCCCTGAAGTCTACACTGGAAAGATATTCTTCCTTACCACTCCGAATGCTCCCCTGGGGGTCGGCTTCCCCCTTTCCTACATCGAAGAACTTGCCCGTCGATGCAGCGGGATGCTGGTTCTTGACGAGACATATGCGGATTTCGCCGGGACTACTGCGCTGGAGCTGGTGAAAAAACATGAGAATGTTGTTGTCACTAGGACCCTCTCCAAGAGCTATTCTCTTGCCGGCATGCGGCTTGGGTTCGCCATCGCCCGGCCGGAGGTTATTTCAGCACTCGACAAGATCCGTGATCATTACAACCTCGACCGCTTGGCGCAGGCTGCGTGCGTGGCCGCATTGGAAGATCAGGATTATTTCCTCGAATGCATACGCAAGGTTCGCGAAACACGTGACTGGTTCACCACCGAGCTGCGGGGCCTCGGCTATGCAGTGATCGAGTCCAAAGGGAATTACGTCTTTGTCATGCCACCCGATGCAGATGGAAGGCGGGTGTATGACGGTCTTTTTCAGCGCAAGATCCTGGTTCGCCATTTTTCCGACCCGCTTCTTGTCCATGGTCTGCGCATATCCATCGGCACACGTGAGGAGATGGAGAAGACCCTGGAAGCATTGGGGGAAATAGGCTGA
- the dnaG gene encoding DNA primase — MIPDDKVKEVSERSSILEVVSDYVHLRRSGANYQGLCPFHGEKTPSFNVNPGRGIFHCFGCGVGGNVFSFIMKMEGLAFPEAVKFLAKRSGVVIQERPLTSSEKRRQDERETLFRISELCAQYYREVLLKDPAGEPGRRYLAKRGVDAATAESYRLGYATDRWDGLVRFLEQRHVSLEAAEKLGGIRRKSGGSGFIDLFRNRLIFTISDPHGRPIAFGARVLDDSLPKYINSPESPIYRKGDVLFGIDLAKQAMRENGSAIIVEGYFDHLALYQAGVRNAVATCGTAMTEGHVKLLQRYAGKLYTLFDSDSAGKKATFRAMELLLGENLPVSVIELPEGEDPDSFIRSEGQEAFAARMGAARPVLDFFFRHLLRQSDTGTVEGKVRVVAELAPRLEKVSDDVERALYVREIARVLGIDERLLQQKLRKGGVAPADFSVPREKRPKVDTEELLLALMGKYPEIAEKVTEYGVHRLFQPDLATVAEAVAASALTHGEVNWPDILELVGSPEERSRLASFLVKEDQLDGVNPQKMFEELCVSRERRALKEMDRLKKELVRVEPGSERYVELLREIDSLRNRKSQLL, encoded by the coding sequence ATGATACCGGACGATAAAGTCAAGGAAGTAAGCGAGAGGTCTTCGATCCTTGAAGTGGTTTCAGATTACGTCCACCTTCGCCGATCAGGAGCTAATTATCAGGGGCTCTGTCCGTTCCACGGCGAAAAGACGCCATCGTTCAACGTAAACCCAGGGCGGGGTATCTTCCACTGTTTCGGCTGCGGCGTAGGAGGTAATGTTTTCTCATTCATCATGAAGATGGAGGGGCTGGCATTTCCGGAGGCGGTAAAATTTCTTGCGAAACGCTCTGGGGTGGTGATCCAGGAACGGCCCTTGACGAGTTCCGAAAAACGGCGGCAGGACGAGAGGGAGACACTTTTCCGGATTAGTGAATTGTGCGCTCAATACTACCGTGAGGTTCTGCTGAAAGACCCGGCGGGAGAACCTGGGCGGCGCTACCTGGCAAAGCGAGGGGTGGATGCTGCAACAGCTGAATCCTACCGGCTCGGTTACGCCACCGACAGGTGGGACGGACTCGTCAGATTTCTGGAACAGAGGCACGTTTCTCTCGAAGCTGCGGAGAAACTTGGGGGTATACGCCGCAAGAGTGGAGGTTCTGGTTTCATCGATCTCTTCAGAAACCGCCTTATCTTCACCATAAGCGACCCGCATGGCCGTCCCATCGCCTTCGGTGCAAGGGTGCTGGACGACTCGCTCCCTAAATACATAAACTCCCCTGAATCTCCCATTTACCGGAAAGGGGATGTGCTTTTCGGCATTGATCTGGCCAAGCAGGCAATGCGCGAGAATGGCAGCGCAATCATCGTGGAGGGGTATTTCGATCACCTTGCGCTCTACCAGGCGGGGGTCAGAAATGCCGTCGCCACATGCGGCACTGCAATGACCGAAGGGCACGTAAAGCTTCTGCAGCGTTACGCCGGGAAGCTCTACACGCTTTTCGATTCCGACTCCGCCGGAAAGAAGGCAACTTTCAGGGCAATGGAGCTTCTCCTTGGAGAGAACCTTCCGGTAAGTGTTATCGAGTTGCCGGAAGGGGAGGATCCTGACAGCTTTATCCGAAGCGAAGGGCAGGAAGCCTTTGCGGCACGTATGGGAGCAGCTCGCCCTGTGCTTGATTTTTTTTTCCGCCATCTTCTCCGGCAGTCAGATACCGGTACGGTGGAGGGAAAAGTGCGGGTCGTCGCCGAGCTGGCCCCCCGGCTGGAAAAAGTCTCTGATGATGTGGAGAGGGCACTCTACGTCAGGGAAATAGCGCGTGTGTTGGGGATTGATGAGCGCCTTCTCCAGCAGAAACTTCGGAAGGGGGGGGTAGCCCCTGCCGATTTTTCCGTGCCACGGGAGAAGAGGCCGAAGGTCGATACCGAGGAGTTGCTCCTCGCTCTGATGGGTAAATATCCGGAAATTGCGGAAAAGGTGACGGAGTACGGGGTTCATCGGCTTTTTCAACCGGATCTGGCCACAGTTGCCGAGGCAGTTGCCGCCTCGGCGCTCACTCACGGAGAGGTGAATTGGCCCGACATCCTTGAACTGGTTGGTTCCCCGGAGGAGCGGAGCCGCCTGGCATCGTTTCTTGTTAAGGAAGATCAGCTTGATGGAGTGAATCCGCAGAAGATGTTCGAGGAACTGTGTGTAAGCCGGGAGCGGCGTGCCCTGAAGGAGATGGATCGGCTCAAGAAAGAGCTTGTGCGCGTAGAGCCGGGGAGCGAACGGTATGTTGAACTCCTGAGGGAGATCGACTCCTTGCGAAACAGGAAATCGCAATTACTATAG
- the hisB gene encoding imidazoleglycerol-phosphate dehydratase HisB, translated as MSRQANIERITKETQIKLSLDIDGTGQSKICTSVPFLDHMLDLFARHGLFNLEVEACGDIDIDFHHTVEDIGIVLGSAFREALGDKKGIRRYGQATVPMDETLASAAVDLSGRPYLVYNVRLPKVKIGDFDVELVREFFQAFVNNSCANLHLNVMYGDNVHHVVEACFKAAARALDTATQIDTRIEGVMSTKGKL; from the coding sequence ATGTCCCGACAGGCAAATATAGAACGTATTACAAAGGAAACGCAGATAAAGCTTTCCCTGGATATCGACGGCACCGGGCAGTCGAAGATCTGTACGTCGGTCCCGTTTCTCGACCACATGCTAGACCTCTTTGCGCGGCATGGGCTCTTCAACCTTGAAGTGGAAGCCTGCGGCGACATCGACATCGACTTTCACCACACGGTGGAGGATATCGGCATCGTCCTCGGCAGTGCCTTTCGTGAAGCTTTGGGTGACAAGAAGGGTATCCGCCGCTACGGCCAGGCCACGGTGCCAATGGATGAGACCCTTGCCAGTGCGGCGGTGGACCTCTCGGGCCGCCCTTACCTGGTGTACAACGTTCGGCTTCCCAAAGTGAAGATCGGGGACTTCGACGTGGAACTGGTGAGGGAGTTCTTTCAGGCTTTCGTCAACAACTCCTGCGCAAATCTGCACCTCAATGTGATGTACGGAGATAACGTGCACCATGTCGTGGAGGCATGCTTCAAGGCAGCCGCCCGTGCACTCGATACCGCGACCCAGATCGACACGCGGATCGAAGGTGTGATGTCGACAAAAGGGAAGCTGTAG
- the rpsU gene encoding 30S ribosomal protein S21, producing the protein MPGIKVKEAESFELVLKKFKKQCEKAGILSEIRKREHFEKPSIKRKKKAIAARKRALKKQRKMME; encoded by the coding sequence ATGCCGGGAATAAAGGTCAAAGAGGCTGAATCTTTCGAGCTAGTCCTGAAGAAATTCAAGAAGCAGTGCGAGAAGGCAGGTATTCTCTCGGAAATCCGCAAGCGCGAGCATTTCGAGAAGCCTAGCATCAAGCGGAAGAAAAAGGCTATTGCCGCCCGCAAGAGGGCATTGAAGAAACAGCGGAAAATGATGGAGTAG
- the hisH gene encoding imidazole glycerol phosphate synthase subunit HisH: MRKIAIIDYGMGNLRSVQKGFEKVGFEATVTADPKLVLEADKVVLPGVGAFADCMRNLEQGGFVDPLLKVIREGRPFLGICLGLQLLFTEGEEFGVHRGLDVVPGRVVRFPEGMSENGEKLAVPHMGWNQLSFRQRHGVFEGIEDGKNVYFVHSYYVQPAEQSVVATTTDYGIEFCSSICRDNIVATQFHPEKSQDVGLRILRNFAESKF, encoded by the coding sequence ATGAGAAAGATAGCGATTATAGATTACGGGATGGGGAACCTGCGCTCCGTGCAGAAGGGGTTCGAAAAAGTCGGTTTTGAAGCGACGGTGACTGCCGACCCGAAGCTGGTACTTGAAGCCGACAAGGTAGTCCTGCCGGGTGTCGGTGCATTTGCCGACTGCATGCGGAATCTGGAGCAGGGAGGCTTTGTCGATCCGCTTCTGAAGGTAATCCGGGAGGGCCGACCCTTTCTCGGTATCTGCCTCGGACTTCAATTACTCTTCACGGAAGGGGAGGAGTTTGGTGTGCACAGGGGGCTAGATGTCGTCCCTGGTCGGGTTGTGCGCTTTCCTGAAGGCATGAGCGAGAACGGGGAAAAGCTTGCGGTGCCTCACATGGGGTGGAACCAGCTTTCCTTCCGGCAGCGTCACGGCGTCTTTGAAGGGATCGAAGATGGTAAAAACGTCTACTTCGTTCACTCATATTATGTGCAGCCGGCGGAACAGTCGGTTGTCGCTACCACCACCGACTACGGCATCGAATTCTGCTCCTCCATCTGCAGGGACAATATCGTTGCGACCCAGTTTCACCCGGAGAAGTCCCAGGATGTGGGACTGCGGATACTGAGAAACTTTGCCGAGAGCAAGTTCTGA
- a CDS encoding CvpA family protein, with the protein MSLVDILIWAVLLLFVVKGFMKGLVREVCSLLGLLAGGWASFRYYHYLAELLRPFIHLPHSVARALSFIAIFLVIGLLFYLFGHLLTIIFRIMLLGGINRIGGVFFGLLEGAFILCMVLYFGTADPVPERIRKAILKSKTALSFIRAGREMIAGWDSADARNRLSN; encoded by the coding sequence ATGAGCCTTGTTGACATCCTTATCTGGGCCGTTTTGCTGTTGTTTGTGGTGAAAGGTTTCATGAAAGGCTTGGTAAGGGAGGTGTGTTCGCTGCTCGGCCTGCTGGCAGGGGGCTGGGCCTCTTTCAGGTATTATCATTACCTCGCGGAGCTGCTCAGGCCCTTCATCCATCTTCCCCATAGCGTTGCACGCGCTCTCTCATTCATAGCAATATTTCTGGTCATCGGCCTGCTTTTCTACCTGTTCGGCCATCTGTTAACCATAATCTTCCGCATAATGCTTCTAGGCGGGATCAACCGCATAGGGGGAGTCTTCTTCGGGCTGCTCGAAGGAGCATTCATTCTATGCATGGTGCTCTATTTCGGAACAGCCGATCCTGTGCCTGAGCGAATAAGGAAGGCGATTTTGAAATCGAAGACAGCCCTGTCGTTCATCCGGGCGGGACGGGAGATGATCGCAGGGTGGGACAGTGCAGATGCGCGTAATAGGCTGTCTAACTGA
- a CDS encoding GatB/YqeY domain-containing protein, with the protein MSLRERLETEMKGAMKARDDLKLSAIRLVRSAVKNKEIDSKRELDDQGITEVVSSLVKQRRESIRMFGEAGRQDLVAKEEQELEVLLSFLPRQMSREELIEVVMQTINECGAAGAKDMGRVMKALQPRVAGRADGKAVSDLVREKLS; encoded by the coding sequence ATGTCGCTGCGGGAGAGGCTTGAAACTGAAATGAAGGGTGCAATGAAAGCACGGGATGACCTGAAGCTTTCTGCTATCCGACTTGTTCGTTCCGCAGTGAAGAATAAAGAAATAGATTCGAAGCGGGAGTTGGACGACCAAGGTATCACCGAGGTCGTCTCATCTCTTGTGAAGCAACGACGTGAGTCGATCCGGATGTTCGGTGAAGCCGGACGACAGGATCTGGTTGCGAAAGAAGAGCAGGAACTCGAAGTCCTTCTCAGTTTTCTTCCAAGGCAGATGTCCCGCGAAGAGCTGATAGAAGTAGTCATGCAGACCATAAATGAGTGCGGAGCGGCGGGCGCGAAGGATATGGGTCGGGTAATGAAGGCCCTACAGCCTCGTGTTGCCGGTCGTGCAGACGGCAAAGCCGTCAGCGATCTCGTCAGGGAAAAACTTTCCTGA
- the hisA gene encoding 1-(5-phosphoribosyl)-5-[(5-phosphoribosylamino)methylideneamino]imidazole-4-carboxamide isomerase: protein MIVIPAIDLKEGKCVRLEQGLMEKDTVFCDKPAEQALEWQRQGGELLHIVDLDGAFAGEPKNRASIESIVNAISIPTQLGGGIRDLATIEAYLSLGIGRVILGTAAQRNPQLVKDACSRFPGRIVVGIDAKNGMVAVQGWAEVTGISAVELARKFEGDGVAAIIYTDISRDGMMQGPNIEATKALAEAISIPVIASGGVSSLGDIERLLAIESSGISGVITGKAIYSGAINLAEAVALTRKGR from the coding sequence TTGATTGTAATTCCTGCTATTGACCTGAAGGAAGGAAAGTGCGTTCGCCTCGAGCAGGGGCTCATGGAGAAGGATACCGTCTTCTGCGACAAACCTGCCGAGCAGGCGCTGGAGTGGCAGCGCCAGGGGGGGGAGCTTCTGCATATCGTCGATCTTGATGGCGCATTCGCTGGCGAACCAAAAAATCGGGCATCCATAGAGAGTATAGTTAATGCCATATCGATACCGACGCAGCTTGGCGGAGGTATTCGTGATCTGGCCACCATCGAGGCGTACCTTTCCCTTGGTATCGGGCGGGTAATTCTCGGCACGGCGGCTCAACGTAATCCACAGCTCGTGAAGGACGCGTGCTCCCGGTTTCCCGGCAGGATAGTCGTCGGTATCGACGCCAAGAACGGGATGGTCGCTGTCCAGGGCTGGGCTGAGGTGACGGGGATCAGCGCCGTCGAACTCGCCCGAAAATTCGAAGGAGATGGCGTCGCAGCCATCATCTACACCGACATCAGCCGCGACGGGATGATGCAAGGGCCGAATATAGAGGCTACTAAAGCTTTGGCAGAAGCGATCTCCATTCCCGTTATCGCATCCGGCGGGGTTTCGAGCCTGGGAGATATAGAGCGGCTCCTTGCCATTGAGTCGTCGGGGATTTCCGGGGTGATTACCGGGAAGGCCATCTATAGCGGCGCTATCAATCTGGCAGAGGCAGTGGCGCTTACGAGAAAAGGCAGGTAG